AAATCAACCTTGTTTAATGCGTTAACCAAAGCGGGCATCGAAGCAGCCAATTACCCCTTCTGCACCATTGAACCGAATGTGGGTATCGTCACCGTTCCTGATCCCCGCCTTGACGCCTTAAGCGACATTGTTAAACCGCAGCAAACACTCCCTGCCACCATGCAGTTTGTTGATATCGCCGGGCTGGTCAAAGGGGCTTCCAGCGGTGAAGGCTTAGGCAACCAGTTTTTAGCCAACATCCGCGAAACCGATGCCATTGCCCATGTCGTACGCTGCTTTGAAAACACGGATGTGGTGCATGTGGAAGGCCGCGTCGACCCTTTAAGCGACATCGAAGTCATTAATACCGAGCTGGCGTTGGCCGACATGGATACCGTCGACAAGGCATTGATTAAAGTGTTGAAGAACAGTAAAAGCGGCAATAAGGAAGCCCTGTTTGAAAAGCAGGTCCTCGAAAAAGCCAAAGCGCAACTGGATGCCGGTTTACCGGTAAGAACCTTGTCGCTGACCGAAGAAGAATGGCCAATCCTGCGCCGGTTTTTCCTGCTCACCGCCAAACCGGTACTCTACATTGCCAACGTCAATGACGACGGCTATGAAAACAATCCCCTGCTGGACAAAGTCAAACAACTGGCTGCCGATGAAAAAGCCAGCGTCGTTGCCCTGTGCGCGGCCACGGAAGCCGAACTGGTGGAGCTGGACGACGCGGATCGTGAGGAATTCATGGCGGATTTGGGCCTAAACGAGCCGGGACTCCATCGCGTCATTCGTGCCGGCTATGATTTACTGGGCCTGCAAACCTACTTCACCGCCGGCGTGAAGGAAGTCCGGGCCTGGACTATTCGTAAAGGCGCCACGGCTCCTCAGGCGGCAGGCGTGATTCACACCGACTTTGAGAAAGGCTTTATCCGTGCGGAAGTCATTGCCTATGACGCCTTCATTGCCCATCGCGGCGAACAGGGCGCGAAAGAGGCAGGGAAACTGCGATTGGAAGGCAAGGATTACATTGTTGCTGACGGCGACGTCATGCATTTTCGTTTTAATGTATAAACCGTAAACCCCTGGTTTCAGGGGTTAATAGCCATAGGATGTCACGTCGCAGTCGTGTTGCAACTCCAGTGTGGTCTTGAGTGACAACCCCTTGTCGATGTACAAAAAAGCATGAGCGAAATCATGCAGCTCCATTTCAAAGGTGCAATGATCCGTGGTGCTGATCTTAAACTCGACAGCACCGGTTTCTGAATTTTCCCATTCCCGGGACGCCCGCCCCCCGGCTGCAACTAATTTAAAAAACCACGAGCGATTTTCAGGGTAGGGATTTCTTAAAATAACAAATTTTCGATGACTTAACTCGCTTTGGCGTAGACCAATAACAGCATAGGTATGCTCGATGATAATTCCGGAAGGCGGATGGGCTGAAGGACTGGCTACTACGGGGCTCTCCTCGTCGAAAGCCTGCTTTAATTCATCATACAGTCTCAACTCATCCTGACTGTAGCCCATTTTACAGGGTAAGATGCACCAGTCCACCAGCCAGTTCTTTACGGCGCTGATGGCTTCGACTGGCGGATTGTCCGATCGTTGTTTTTCTTTTTCAATAAAATCAATCAGCGTTTCGTGATAAAGAATACTCTCTTTTGCAAGCAACTGCCGCCATTTATCCTGATTCCTGGCCACCCACGCCCACCAAGCCTTAAGGAGGGCTTTATCGTGGTGAAAGACCTGCTTGACCACATTGCCGACGCTGGTTTGGGCATCATACGGGCGCAACAGAAACATCAGAGTATAAATGTCGCAGCCAGAGCATCCCTCTATCGAACACTGATACAATTCGGCAAGCGGCTTTCGCGACTGAACGCTGGTCGCTATCGCCATCCCCTTATCGCCAAGAAGCGCTCTAAACACCTGGCGGCTATCCCCCTGGCTTAATACCTTGTAATTCCCGCCGTTAAAGGCCACGTAGGCTTTTTCCCAAAACCTGACCCAGGCTGGCCCACTGCTTAACACCCCCGTAGCCTGGGGTAACGATTTTTCAATCACCACCCATTCCGGTTTTTCATATCGAAAAAAGAGCACATGGATACGCCCATCCCTCTCAACCATTCGCTGCCGTATCCACTCCTCGCCATGAGGCAGCGTCAGAATCGCATTCAAAACCGACAGAAAATAACAATCGCCGGTGCGTCCTCCTTGCGCGACATCAGACAGCTTTAATTTTTCAGGATAGAGCGCGTCCACGTAGGGGGTATGGGAAAGGGAAAAAGTAGATTCGCTAACCGGATTATTAACAGGGCACGCCTGACCGTACAGTGTACTGCCAACAGGCATTGTTTGCTCCGATATTGACCATTCATCCAGTATAAAAGGTTTTCAATCGGTTTTACAACCAATCAAACACACGTTGCTTTCGATAATTCGGGCATGCAACTCGCTAATAACCAGTTCCCCTTCCAGCTGGGCGTTAATCATCTCTGTGGACGTAATGTAGCTCAGTCCAACAGCCAGGCCACGATTATTATTGTTCTTTGCCAGTTGGTTCACAAACAGCTTAATGCGATCGACCAAGATAGTACAGCCTTCGTCATCCGCCATGGGCAGAAAGAAGAGCATCGTCCCTTCAACCCGCGAGGACAGATCGCTTTCGCGAAATATTTTTCTTAAATTGGTGAACAATTCGCCCAACAGCTTTTCAGTATTCACCACCCCCTGTTCCTCGAGCAATTGATCAGCGTTGGTAATCTGCATGGTCATGACGCTGAAATACAAAGACGGGTAACGTTCAGCCAGCTTCGCCTGCCAGGCTACAATGGCCATGAAAGCCGCGTAATCGATGACCTTAAAGAAATGATTGAAATTACGGTAAATGCCCTTCTCAATGCCGCGTATCAGGTACTCTCCGCGCCGGGTGAGGGTGTATTCATGCAGACGGCGGGAAGCCAGTTCACGGCTTGATGAGGTGCGATGGCAAACGAGACACACCAGATTGACCTCCGGTTCGGCAAAATAGTGACCGCAATCATTGCACAATTTGTCTTCAAGCGGTTTGTCGTAATCGACACCCAGGGTGCGCAGACGGGTGTTGCAACGGCTGCAGACTAAGCGCTCCTGCCTTAAAAATTCAGGTACAGGTCCTATTTTTCCGCAGGTATAACAATGCACAAATTTCTGCGGCTTGATATTAATGGAATGACAGCTTGGGCAGGTATGCTTGATATTGAGCAAGCCTGAATCGCAGGCATTGCAGGTCTGAATTTCATCAAGTAATGCACCCGGTGCCAGCAGATCCGGCATCACCAGATCCTGCAAAAAGCGCCAGGCATCAAAATCCGCGCCTTTGTTAAATAACAACGTCAACAGGGGGTAATCAAAGATATGCGTCGATTGATAATTAACATACCCTTTAAGCTTAAAATCCGGGCGAGAAAACAAATACACCAGCAAAATGATCTCCTCGCTTTCCGTGTCAAGATTGGCTTCAGTGATGAGAGACAGACGCTGGTATATGCCTTCCGCCTTCTGAATCACCTGCTCATCAAAGGGGCCATCGAAGAGTTCGCTGATTTCCTGCCCGGGGATGCCATTATAAAAAATGGGTAAAAAGCGATAGGGCGGCATGGCGCGCAGCTGTGCCAGTTCGGGTAAAAAGGGTTGTCCCGCGGATTTGGAAATCACGATGGCATAGACGTCCTGTTTTGGTAGTTCGTGAATGGAATCAACGCGTTTAAAGTCAACCGGAAGAGAGAAATCAGGGATGTTCTGGCCAATGACCCAAATGGTTTTTTGTGGTTTCATTAACGAAATACTCCAAACATCGGAAGGTGTGTCGTTACATCAAGTGTAGACCAATTGGGCAAATTGTGTGATTTATAATCTATACTTGATTAAAATGCCGCAATCATGCGTACGTAAAAAGGAAAGGCATGGGGTTATTCGATCTATTGCATACCTGGTTGAAAAAGGATGTTGATGGACTTATCAATCATCGCAGACAATTCCGCCTAATCCGCACTGTCGAGATAGAACTCATTATCCTGGGGTCGCTGATTATTTACGTTTACGCCGTCTGCGAACTCTGGATGATTGTGATTTTAATCAGCATCATTGATGTCATTGGTTTTCTTAACCTTTGGCTTTTGTACCGTACCCAGAATATTTTGCTTTGCGGACACATTTTGACCGCCAACGTGCTGGTGGCTTCAGCACTGGCCAATTACCTCATTGGCGGCGTGGGGAGCTCCTATCTCATCTGGCTTAATATTGTCCCTATTCTGGCTGCCATTACGTTAAGCTGGTCGGGACTGGTGATTTATTCTACCCTGACGCTTTCGGTGGTGGTCTTCTTTTTCTTTGTCGAGCCCGCCCCTCTTTACCTGGTTCCGGCTAACGAAGTCTTTGTTTTAAATTCAATTAATTACCTTTTTTCCCTGCTTATCGTCATCACCATATTATTCAACATGCTTAAGGAAAATGCCTATTACGAACAACTCCTGTATGAAAAAAACTTCATGTTGCAGGCCGACAAGGAAAAATTCCATTACCTTGCCCGTTATGACACCCTGACTAATCTGCCCAACCGATCCTACTTTCAGTCGACGTTGCAAAATTACATTGAAACCATGCCTACACATCACTATTTAACGGTTTTTTTCATG
This Legionella sp. MW5194 DNA region includes the following protein-coding sequences:
- a CDS encoding GGDEF domain-containing protein, which produces MGLFDLLHTWLKKDVDGLINHRRQFRLIRTVEIELIILGSLIIYVYAVCELWMIVILISIIDVIGFLNLWLLYRTQNILLCGHILTANVLVASALANYLIGGVGSSYLIWLNIVPILAAITLSWSGLVIYSTLTLSVVVFFFFVEPAPLYLVPANEVFVLNSINYLFSLLIVITILFNMLKENAYYEQLLYEKNFMLQADKEKFHYLARYDTLTNLPNRSYFQSTLQNYIETMPTHHYLTVFFMDLDGFKGVNDHNGHETGDALLLQAAKRLQTCFRENDFIARLGGDEFIAIVIHHMEDKTPKAIAQRILQEFSTPFQINTQDVRCTISIGLATYPVDSHNSDQLVARADAAMYEAKKAGGNAFRITHPIKKSACKDA
- a CDS encoding C2 family cysteine protease is translated as MPVGSTLYGQACPVNNPVSESTFSLSHTPYVDALYPEKLKLSDVAQGGRTGDCYFLSVLNAILTLPHGEEWIRQRMVERDGRIHVLFFRYEKPEWVVIEKSLPQATGVLSSGPAWVRFWEKAYVAFNGGNYKVLSQGDSRQVFRALLGDKGMAIATSVQSRKPLAELYQCSIEGCSGCDIYTLMFLLRPYDAQTSVGNVVKQVFHHDKALLKAWWAWVARNQDKWRQLLAKESILYHETLIDFIEKEKQRSDNPPVEAISAVKNWLVDWCILPCKMGYSQDELRLYDELKQAFDEESPVVASPSAHPPSGIIIEHTYAVIGLRQSELSHRKFVILRNPYPENRSWFFKLVAAGGRASREWENSETGAVEFKISTTDHCTFEMELHDFAHAFLYIDKGLSLKTTLELQHDCDVTSYGY
- the ychF gene encoding redox-regulated ATPase YchF, giving the protein MGFKCGIVGLPNVGKSTLFNALTKAGIEAANYPFCTIEPNVGIVTVPDPRLDALSDIVKPQQTLPATMQFVDIAGLVKGASSGEGLGNQFLANIRETDAIAHVVRCFENTDVVHVEGRVDPLSDIEVINTELALADMDTVDKALIKVLKNSKSGNKEALFEKQVLEKAKAQLDAGLPVRTLSLTEEEWPILRRFFLLTAKPVLYIANVNDDGYENNPLLDKVKQLAADEKASVVALCAATEAELVELDDADREEFMADLGLNEPGLHRVIRAGYDLLGLQTYFTAGVKEVRAWTIRKGATAPQAAGVIHTDFEKGFIRAEVIAYDAFIAHRGEQGAKEAGKLRLEGKDYIVADGDVMHFRFNV